The following proteins are encoded in a genomic region of Sorangiineae bacterium MSr12523:
- a CDS encoding M36 family metallopeptidase: MRSYLTRIGALAATGAMLFAFPMCAKDTSSTGSIPDPAGNPGDEDAARAALANAPLGHVVTRDALGRARFVMGESAGQSPASGLSAATASRVHLYRHAAVLGLNDAAVRDAVLTATQELPGGATLVQYTQQVDGVPVFHARASVLLGAGKNLVSLTSNLHPGAAGKKAVAFPTTAESALANVYAAHFGRSLPSSAVRELGASSYAVTTAADAPRLLDVTAKRVLFPDANALVPAYHVEFIGRAAGSSEDDGYEYVVDAVGGKLLYKASITANEKFKYKVWADATGSHTPADGPYVRSVPYKGAPVPSNAEPEFATPVDIEIDGFNKHADPWLPTGATVTHGNNVHAYSDRNDQHKTGDAGTSIGDGFDPGVDIEGTATGNAFSDVYDIHAEPEVNDRQIKAAVTQLFYVNNWLHDYWYDSGFDEAAGNAQTDNLGRGGVGNDPVRAEAQDGALFGQANNANMSTPSDGRSPRMQMFVWAPAIKRKLETNPAVTFEDGWGAATTYAAQTFDLPAGKEIVLSNDGSATPTYACAQPTNVAGKIAIVDRGGPAACTIPLKMQNAKKGGAIGVIFVNNAVGAPGLGGAVADDIKNDVKDLPILTVSKRNGDALKAKLGSGPVTATVMSRGTEAPKHDGTIDNSVVAHEWGHYIHHRLVNCGSASCGGMSEGWGDFNALFMAVRENDDVHDTVWPAAQYASAGIAPEGSVYYGIRRAPYSTSLTVNPFTFQHVRRSATLPTTAPLAVASVDPSEVHNVGEIWAQTLFEAYVNVLKNEGTFAEKKRRFATYLVAGMRGAPVEPTFTEQRDSILAAVLATGNQADFEAIAKGFQKRGLGAGAVAPPTSSESLDEMTEDFSFVGNVALQTTKLEETESCDHDGHLDAGEKGTFTVTVKNVGWLTLAGSKVSVKSSDPNITFDRNSETIASIAPLLDTATVKFTVSVGPNAPARGTLPITVTVANDASFVKTKDTAFETRYNYDDAPNTSATDDVESEKVAWTFGHDGGDYHAWSREGTATQHAWHGQDIGTTTDERLVSPDLVVAASGEFKIDFKHRYSFEYAPQSGTTAPVYYDGGVLELSDDGGATWKDISTLVDPAYGGALTSGNPLVGQKAWVAESAGYPSYVPVSLNLGSSLAGKTVKVRFRTVTDPGVGAPGWDIDDIAFSGITNKPFATVVDDTTKVCGGTDAGTDSGTDAGTADAAPGTDAGSGTDAGNDAGTPPRHTNDDSSCAVGAVGTGSAGKTGGAIGGGLFAGLLMLVRRRRRTGAM; encoded by the coding sequence ATGCGTTCCTACTTGACCCGAATTGGTGCGCTGGCTGCTACGGGCGCGATGCTCTTTGCGTTTCCGATGTGCGCGAAAGACACGTCGTCGACGGGCTCTATTCCTGATCCGGCAGGAAATCCGGGTGATGAAGACGCCGCACGTGCGGCATTGGCGAATGCGCCGCTCGGCCATGTGGTGACCCGCGATGCACTGGGGCGGGCGCGCTTCGTGATGGGCGAATCCGCGGGGCAGTCCCCCGCATCGGGCCTCAGCGCGGCCACCGCGTCACGAGTGCACCTTTACCGCCATGCCGCGGTTCTTGGTTTGAACGATGCCGCGGTGCGCGATGCGGTGCTCACAGCAACCCAGGAGCTCCCGGGCGGTGCCACCCTGGTTCAGTACACGCAGCAGGTGGACGGCGTGCCCGTGTTTCATGCGCGCGCGAGCGTGCTTCTTGGTGCGGGGAAAAATCTCGTGTCGCTGACATCGAACCTGCACCCCGGGGCTGCGGGAAAGAAGGCGGTGGCGTTCCCGACGACGGCCGAATCGGCGCTGGCCAATGTGTACGCGGCGCACTTCGGGCGCTCGCTTCCGTCGAGCGCGGTGCGCGAACTCGGGGCGAGCAGCTATGCGGTGACGACGGCGGCGGACGCGCCGCGGTTGCTCGACGTGACGGCAAAGCGCGTGCTCTTCCCGGATGCGAACGCGCTCGTGCCGGCGTACCACGTCGAGTTCATCGGACGCGCGGCCGGCTCCTCGGAGGATGACGGCTACGAGTACGTGGTCGATGCCGTGGGCGGAAAGCTCCTCTACAAGGCTTCGATCACGGCCAACGAGAAGTTCAAGTACAAGGTGTGGGCCGACGCGACCGGGAGTCACACGCCCGCGGATGGACCGTACGTGCGCTCCGTGCCCTACAAGGGCGCGCCGGTGCCCAGCAATGCGGAACCGGAGTTCGCGACGCCGGTGGACATCGAGATCGACGGCTTCAACAAGCACGCCGATCCGTGGCTGCCGACGGGGGCGACGGTCACCCACGGCAACAACGTGCACGCCTACAGCGATCGCAACGATCAGCACAAGACGGGTGACGCCGGCACGAGCATCGGCGACGGGTTCGATCCGGGCGTGGACATCGAGGGTACGGCCACGGGCAACGCGTTCAGCGACGTGTACGATATTCACGCCGAGCCAGAGGTGAACGATCGTCAGATCAAGGCGGCGGTCACGCAGCTCTTTTACGTGAACAACTGGCTGCACGATTACTGGTACGACTCGGGCTTCGACGAGGCGGCCGGCAATGCGCAGACGGACAACCTCGGACGCGGTGGCGTGGGGAACGATCCGGTCCGCGCCGAGGCGCAGGACGGTGCGCTCTTCGGGCAGGCTAACAACGCCAACATGTCGACGCCGTCCGATGGGCGCTCGCCGCGCATGCAGATGTTCGTGTGGGCGCCGGCCATCAAGCGCAAGCTGGAGACCAACCCCGCGGTGACCTTCGAGGACGGGTGGGGTGCGGCGACCACGTACGCAGCGCAGACCTTCGACCTGCCGGCGGGCAAAGAGATCGTGCTGTCCAACGATGGTTCGGCCACGCCGACCTACGCGTGCGCTCAGCCGACCAACGTCGCCGGCAAGATCGCCATCGTGGATCGCGGCGGTCCGGCGGCGTGCACCATCCCGCTGAAAATGCAGAACGCGAAGAAGGGTGGGGCCATCGGCGTCATCTTCGTGAACAATGCGGTGGGTGCGCCGGGCCTGGGTGGCGCGGTGGCCGACGACATCAAGAACGACGTGAAGGATCTGCCCATCCTCACGGTGAGCAAGCGCAATGGCGACGCGCTGAAGGCGAAGCTCGGCTCGGGGCCGGTGACCGCGACGGTGATGTCGCGCGGCACGGAGGCACCGAAACACGATGGTACCATCGACAACTCCGTGGTGGCGCACGAGTGGGGCCACTACATCCACCACCGCTTGGTGAATTGCGGCTCCGCGTCGTGCGGCGGCATGAGCGAAGGGTGGGGCGACTTCAACGCGCTCTTCATGGCGGTGCGCGAGAACGACGACGTGCACGATACCGTCTGGCCGGCCGCGCAGTATGCGAGCGCGGGCATCGCGCCCGAGGGATCGGTCTATTACGGCATCCGTCGCGCGCCGTATTCCACGAGCCTGACGGTGAATCCGTTCACCTTCCAGCACGTGCGCCGGAGCGCCACCTTGCCGACGACGGCGCCGCTGGCGGTGGCCTCGGTCGACCCGAGCGAGGTGCACAACGTGGGCGAGATCTGGGCGCAGACGCTCTTCGAGGCCTACGTGAACGTGCTGAAGAACGAAGGGACCTTTGCGGAGAAGAAGCGCCGCTTTGCCACGTACCTCGTGGCGGGCATGCGCGGTGCGCCCGTGGAGCCGACATTCACCGAGCAGCGCGACTCGATCCTGGCCGCGGTGCTGGCCACGGGCAACCAGGCCGATTTCGAGGCGATCGCAAAAGGCTTCCAGAAGCGCGGCCTCGGCGCAGGGGCGGTGGCGCCTCCCACGTCGTCGGAGTCGCTGGACGAGATGACCGAGGACTTCAGCTTCGTGGGCAACGTGGCCCTGCAGACGACGAAGCTCGAGGAGACCGAGTCGTGCGACCACGACGGGCACCTCGATGCGGGCGAGAAGGGCACGTTCACCGTGACGGTGAAGAATGTCGGGTGGCTTACCCTCGCCGGCTCGAAGGTGTCGGTGAAGTCGTCCGATCCGAACATCACGTTCGACCGCAATTCGGAGACGATTGCCTCGATTGCGCCGCTGCTCGACACGGCCACGGTGAAGTTCACCGTGTCGGTGGGCCCCAATGCCCCGGCGCGCGGGACGTTGCCCATCACCGTGACGGTGGCGAACGACGCGTCGTTCGTGAAGACGAAAGATACGGCTTTCGAGACGCGATACAATTACGACGATGCGCCCAACACGTCGGCCACGGACGACGTGGAGAGCGAAAAGGTGGCGTGGACGTTCGGCCACGATGGCGGCGACTACCACGCGTGGTCGCGCGAAGGCACGGCGACGCAGCACGCGTGGCACGGGCAGGACATCGGCACCACCACGGACGAGCGGCTCGTTTCGCCGGATTTGGTCGTCGCGGCCAGCGGTGAATTCAAGATCGATTTCAAACACCGTTATTCGTTCGAATATGCACCGCAGTCCGGCACGACCGCGCCCGTGTATTACGACGGCGGCGTGCTCGAGCTATCGGACGATGGTGGCGCGACGTGGAAGGACATTTCGACCCTGGTCGATCCGGCGTACGGCGGGGCGCTGACCTCGGGCAATCCGCTGGTGGGGCAAAAGGCCTGGGTTGCGGAGTCGGCCGGATATCCGAGTTACGTGCCCGTGTCGCTCAATCTGGGAAGCTCATTGGCCGGCAAGACGGTGAAGGTGCGCTTCCGTACGGTGACCGATCCGGGGGTTGGCGCGCCGGGGTGGGATATCGACGATATTGCCTTTAGCGGCATTACGAACAAGCCGTTTGCGACCGTCGTCGACGACACCACCAAGGTATGCGGCGGCACCGACGCGGGAACGGATTCGGGGACCGACGCGGGCACCGCGGATGCTGCGCCCGGGACCGATGCTGGTTCCGGAACCGATGCCGGAAATGACGCCGGCACGCCGCCGCGCCACACGAACGACGATTCGTCGTGCGCGGTGGGGGCGGTGGGCACGGGCAGCGCAGGCAAGACAGGCGGGGCCATCGGCGGGGGATTGTTCGCAGGTTTGCTGATGCTCGTACGCCGCCGTCGGCGTACGGGTGCGATGTAA
- a CDS encoding M36 family metallopeptidase, protein MCASINDSPAPQAAPTTVGTGEEGARDALKNTPLGTVVSRDGTGRARMVMGAAPSAPLKLEVNAETAARVHLSRHASLFGLHEAAVRDAAVSVSRQLPGGGALVQFTQSVNGIEVFRSRATVVVDAAKNLVSASSTLHREGGATHAVKAMKFSISPEQTLANVYAGHFGQPLAGSVRDLGSRDGGELRGYEVATGVNAPRILQATAKRVLVPEGDVLTPAYYVEFLSRSADSRVNEGFGYAVAANDGRVLYKTSLTAHEAFKYRVWAETDQNNIPMDGPYQDYSPHPSGTPDKKLPAFRAPNDISMEGFNKNPQGKPDPWLAADATTTFGNNVRAYSDRSDTHELDAGRPTGKGDGYDPDKDIAPDVTAPHEFLRTYDVTKKPNENDDQIKAAVTDLFYVNNWLHDYWYDSGFDEAAGNAQLSNFGRGGKEGDPIRAEGQDGADYGQSNNANMTTFAEGTSPRMQMFVWSGIPNRRLDASPTTAFTDGYGAPAYGPQVYTLPAAGSAEVAFVIANDGTAPTSDGCQAITNTAEVKDKIVVMERSAACTFYVRTQNAQAAGAIGAVIINNGAIGAHEVVSPSTPDGGAADIKIPMLTLSAEDGKLLTDKLRASPGSVTGRMNRGEEILHDGTIDNTVIAHEWGHYLHHRLVSCGSTSCGGMSEGWADFNALMMVIREGDTLEGKAFPMAQYAGAGLGANTGYFGIRRAPYSTLFEQNPFTFKHVAKNSQLPTGAPLGSGGVDMNEVHNVGEIWAQALFEGYVNLHAAGKVAGRSFQETKRRMADYIVSGMEITPVEPTFIEQRDAILSAVAATGRKDDLEAIARGFAKRGFGVGAVAPPVTSTTLNEVKQSTEMGGDLGFLGATLDDSGTSCDHDGILDSGESGSIKVTVRNTGFSALAGTKVSVTTTAEGITIGDEGTVESIDALGDATLSIPIRAAAGQTARGHIPLSITLKNDAAVVNKTVTGTVDLNYNYDDVEKSSTTDDAESTKVAWSTADDTPKVTSWSRQGAQFTHVWHGDDLGTPTDERLVSPDLVVGQDDLVLTFNHRYKFEEDAEPTFYDGGVLEVSKDGGATWEDVTHFVDPGYPQTILDNPEFGNALRGRKAWAGTSPGYPNYETKTLNFGKLLAGKTIKIRFRIGTDGAAGAEGWDIDDIKVTGITNLPFPSVTDNKGVCGGGTDGGTDSGMGDSGTGEGGVDPGHDAGTDAGLDSGTTEDAGTDAGGSADSGPQGVPPRYTNSDSSCAVSPGGQGALPRGAGVGLFAGLMMLLGLRRRAKL, encoded by the coding sequence ATGTGTGCCAGCATCAACGATTCGCCTGCGCCGCAGGCGGCGCCCACCACGGTTGGCACGGGCGAGGAAGGGGCGCGTGATGCGCTCAAGAATACCCCCCTGGGTACCGTCGTTTCGCGGGATGGGACGGGGCGTGCGCGCATGGTGATGGGGGCTGCACCAAGCGCGCCGCTGAAGCTCGAAGTGAACGCGGAAACGGCCGCGCGGGTTCATCTGTCGCGGCACGCTTCGCTGTTCGGTCTGCACGAGGCTGCCGTGCGCGATGCGGCGGTGAGCGTGTCGCGGCAGTTGCCCGGCGGCGGCGCCTTGGTGCAGTTCACGCAGTCGGTGAACGGCATCGAGGTGTTCCGCTCGCGTGCGACCGTGGTGGTCGATGCGGCGAAAAACCTGGTCTCGGCGTCGTCCACGCTGCACCGCGAGGGCGGGGCGACGCACGCGGTCAAGGCGATGAAGTTCTCCATCTCGCCGGAGCAGACGCTGGCCAACGTGTACGCAGGGCACTTTGGCCAGCCGCTGGCGGGCTCGGTGCGCGATCTCGGATCGCGCGATGGCGGTGAGCTGCGCGGGTACGAGGTGGCCACGGGCGTGAATGCGCCGCGCATTCTGCAGGCGACGGCCAAGCGGGTGCTCGTGCCCGAAGGCGATGTGCTCACGCCGGCGTATTACGTGGAGTTCCTCTCGCGATCGGCGGATTCGCGGGTCAACGAGGGCTTCGGGTACGCGGTCGCCGCGAACGATGGGCGCGTGCTCTACAAGACGTCGCTGACGGCCCACGAGGCGTTCAAGTACCGCGTCTGGGCGGAGACGGATCAGAACAACATTCCGATGGACGGCCCGTACCAGGATTACTCGCCGCATCCGTCGGGAACGCCGGACAAGAAGCTGCCCGCGTTCCGGGCACCGAACGACATTTCGATGGAAGGGTTCAACAAGAACCCGCAGGGCAAGCCGGATCCGTGGCTGGCGGCGGACGCCACGACGACATTCGGAAACAACGTGCGCGCGTACAGCGATCGAAGCGACACGCACGAGCTCGATGCCGGCCGGCCCACGGGCAAAGGCGATGGATACGATCCGGACAAGGACATCGCACCCGATGTGACGGCGCCGCACGAGTTTTTGCGCACGTACGATGTGACGAAGAAGCCGAACGAGAACGACGATCAGATCAAAGCTGCGGTCACCGATCTGTTCTACGTGAACAACTGGCTGCACGATTACTGGTACGACTCGGGCTTCGACGAGGCGGCCGGCAATGCGCAGCTGTCCAACTTCGGCCGCGGCGGCAAGGAAGGCGATCCGATTCGCGCCGAAGGGCAGGACGGTGCCGATTACGGGCAATCGAACAACGCGAACATGACGACGTTCGCCGAGGGAACGTCGCCGCGGATGCAGATGTTCGTGTGGTCGGGCATTCCCAATCGTCGGTTGGACGCGAGCCCCACCACGGCGTTTACGGACGGTTATGGGGCGCCTGCTTACGGGCCGCAGGTCTATACGCTGCCGGCTGCGGGCTCCGCGGAAGTCGCGTTCGTGATTGCCAACGATGGCACGGCGCCCACGAGTGATGGCTGCCAGGCGATCACCAACACCGCCGAGGTGAAGGACAAGATCGTCGTGATGGAGCGCAGCGCCGCGTGCACGTTCTATGTGCGCACACAGAACGCGCAAGCGGCGGGAGCCATTGGAGCCGTCATCATCAATAACGGTGCCATTGGTGCGCACGAAGTCGTGAGTCCGTCGACACCCGACGGCGGTGCGGCGGACATCAAGATTCCCATGCTCACCCTGAGCGCGGAGGACGGCAAGCTCCTCACCGACAAGCTCCGGGCCTCCCCGGGCTCGGTGACCGGTCGAATGAACCGCGGCGAGGAGATCCTGCACGACGGCACCATCGACAACACGGTGATTGCGCACGAGTGGGGCCATTACCTGCACCACCGACTCGTCAGCTGCGGGTCGACTTCCTGCGGTGGTATGAGCGAAGGCTGGGCGGACTTCAATGCGCTCATGATGGTCATTCGAGAAGGGGACACCTTGGAGGGCAAGGCTTTCCCGATGGCGCAATATGCGGGGGCAGGCCTGGGGGCGAATACCGGCTACTTCGGTATCCGCCGTGCGCCGTATTCGACGCTCTTCGAGCAGAATCCGTTCACGTTCAAGCATGTCGCGAAGAATTCGCAGCTTCCGACGGGCGCGCCGCTCGGCAGCGGTGGCGTGGATATGAACGAGGTTCACAACGTCGGCGAGATTTGGGCGCAGGCGTTGTTCGAGGGGTATGTGAACCTGCATGCGGCCGGAAAGGTCGCGGGGCGCTCCTTCCAGGAGACGAAGCGCCGCATGGCCGATTACATCGTGTCCGGCATGGAGATCACGCCCGTCGAGCCGACGTTCATCGAGCAGCGTGATGCGATCCTGTCGGCGGTGGCGGCGACGGGACGGAAAGACGATTTGGAAGCGATTGCGCGCGGCTTTGCCAAGCGCGGATTCGGTGTGGGGGCAGTGGCCCCGCCGGTGACCTCGACGACGCTCAACGAGGTCAAGCAGAGTACGGAGATGGGCGGCGATCTCGGGTTCCTCGGCGCGACGCTCGATGACTCGGGCACGTCGTGCGACCACGACGGCATCCTCGACTCGGGCGAGAGCGGCTCGATCAAGGTGACGGTGCGCAACACCGGCTTCTCGGCGCTGGCGGGAACCAAGGTGAGTGTGACCACGACCGCCGAAGGCATCACCATCGGCGACGAGGGAACCGTCGAGTCCATCGACGCGCTGGGCGATGCGACGTTGTCGATCCCCATCCGCGCCGCGGCGGGCCAGACGGCGCGGGGGCACATTCCGCTCAGCATCACGCTGAAGAACGATGCCGCCGTGGTGAACAAGACGGTCACCGGTACGGTGGACCTCAATTACAACTACGACGACGTGGAGAAATCGTCGACGACGGACGACGCCGAGAGCACCAAGGTGGCTTGGTCGACGGCCGACGATACGCCAAAGGTCACGTCGTGGTCGCGCCAGGGGGCCCAATTCACGCACGTGTGGCATGGCGACGACTTGGGCACGCCGACCGACGAGCGTTTGGTGTCACCGGACTTGGTCGTCGGACAAGACGACTTGGTGCTGACATTCAATCACCGCTACAAGTTCGAAGAGGATGCGGAACCGACGTTCTACGACGGCGGCGTTCTCGAGGTGTCGAAGGACGGCGGCGCAACCTGGGAAGACGTCACGCACTTCGTCGATCCGGGCTACCCGCAGACGATCCTGGACAACCCGGAGTTCGGCAATGCGCTTCGTGGTCGCAAGGCATGGGCTGGGACCTCGCCGGGGTATCCGAATTACGAGACGAAGACGCTGAACTTCGGCAAGCTGCTCGCGGGCAAGACGATCAAGATTCGTTTCCGAATCGGGACGGACGGCGCGGCAGGGGCCGAGGGCTGGGACATCGACGACATCAAGGTGACCGGGATTACGAATCTGCCGTTCCCATCGGTGACGGACAACAAGGGTGTGTGCGGCGGCGGCACCGATGGCGGCACCGATTCCGGGATGGGCGATTCCGGGACGGGCGAGGGCGGGGTCGATCCCGGCCATGACGCGGGGACCGATGCGGGGCTCGACTCGGGCACGACCGAGGATGCCGGGACGGACGCCGGGGGGAGTGCGGATTCCGGTCCGCAGGGAGTGCCGCCTCGGTATACGAACAGCGATAGTTCGTGCGCCGTATCGCCCGGCGGCCAAGGAGCGTTGCCGCGAGGCGCAGGTGTAGGCCTTTTCGCGGGGCTCATGATGCTCCTCGGCCTGCGCCGGCGCGCGAAACTGTAA